The following proteins come from a genomic window of Acidimicrobiales bacterium:
- a CDS encoding histidine phosphatase family protein has product MELVLIRHARPSRDDGSDGPADPGLSAVGQRQAEALADWLGTESFDAIYSSPMRRARETAAPLADRLGLKVTAEPDIAEYDAGAASYIPIEELKAAGDPRWMELPDDIPEFQQRVVDAIERIVSAHGSGNVAVVCHGGVVNVYLSWVLKAEQALFFLPHYTSISRVLASSDGRRTIDAVNETGHLRVADVPLVEL; this is encoded by the coding sequence ATGGAACTCGTGCTGATCCGCCATGCCCGCCCCAGCCGTGACGACGGCTCCGACGGACCGGCCGACCCGGGGCTCTCCGCGGTCGGGCAGCGGCAGGCCGAGGCCCTCGCCGACTGGCTGGGGACCGAGTCGTTCGACGCGATCTACAGCAGCCCGATGCGCCGCGCCCGGGAGACGGCGGCACCGCTGGCCGACCGGCTGGGCCTCAAGGTGACGGCCGAGCCCGACATCGCCGAATACGACGCGGGGGCGGCGTCGTACATCCCCATCGAGGAGCTGAAGGCGGCCGGCGACCCCCGCTGGATGGAGCTCCCCGACGACATCCCGGAGTTCCAGCAGCGGGTGGTCGACGCGATCGAGCGCATCGTGTCGGCCCACGGCTCCGGGAACGTGGCGGTGGTGTGCCACGGCGGCGTGGTGAACGTGTACCTGTCGTGGGTGCTGAAGGCCGAGCAGGCCCTGTTCTTCCTCCCCCACTACACCAGTATCAGCCGCGTCCTGGCCTCGAGCGACGGCCGTCGCACGATCGACGCGGTCAACGAGACCGGCCACCTCCGGGTGGCCGACGTCCCGCTGGTGGAGCTGTAG
- the pyk gene encoding pyruvate kinase — MKDLPPRSAARRTKIVATLGPASDSPSVLDQLLDAGMDVARFGLAHGTPEGHVKRIAEVRARATRRGRAVSILADLPGPKVRTGQFPDGGLFLAEGDRLSICTGDGPSSSEIITVDESMLTQVVAPGDTIVLGDGTVTLQALEVNETCVSAAVRSGGRLQGRPGCHLPSDRWQPPVPTDQDLELIHRVAHHADWVAVSFVRRADELVKVREAIGDGGPRLIAKIETRAAVDHLDELLAVSDGVMVARGDLGIDCPIEDVPYLQKRIIGACVDRGIPVITATQMLESMITAPTPTRAEASDVANAVYDGTDAVMLSAETAIGHDPVLAVRTMARIAERAERAGDFNDRAVPLSRVRRSPQPAPARSTAAAVTVAMTRAAGQAAAELDLDAIVCCSRSGRTVRAMAGLRPRCPLIGASPSATTVKQLALSWGVEPLVVGEYTTTDEMVWCVVEASVEAGLVRHGSTVAVLAGAPDSPTNATDVLRIVTVR, encoded by the coding sequence GTGAAAGACCTCCCCCCGAGGAGCGCCGCACGGCGCACCAAGATCGTCGCCACGCTGGGCCCGGCATCCGACAGCCCCAGCGTGCTCGACCAACTGCTCGACGCCGGCATGGACGTGGCCCGATTCGGCCTCGCCCACGGCACCCCTGAAGGCCACGTCAAGCGCATCGCCGAGGTACGGGCACGTGCCACCCGCCGCGGTCGAGCCGTCAGCATCCTCGCCGACCTCCCCGGCCCCAAGGTGCGCACCGGCCAGTTCCCCGACGGCGGGCTGTTCCTCGCCGAGGGCGACCGGCTCAGCATCTGCACCGGCGACGGCCCCAGCAGCAGCGAGATCATCACCGTCGACGAGTCGATGCTCACCCAGGTCGTGGCCCCCGGCGACACCATCGTCCTGGGCGACGGCACCGTCACGCTGCAGGCGCTCGAGGTGAACGAGACCTGCGTGAGCGCCGCGGTGCGCAGCGGCGGTCGCCTGCAGGGTCGCCCCGGCTGCCACCTGCCGTCCGACCGCTGGCAGCCGCCGGTGCCCACCGACCAGGACCTCGAGCTGATCCACCGGGTGGCCCACCACGCCGACTGGGTGGCCGTGTCGTTCGTGCGGCGGGCCGACGAGCTGGTGAAGGTCCGTGAGGCCATCGGCGACGGCGGCCCCCGCCTGATCGCCAAGATCGAGACCCGGGCGGCGGTCGACCACCTCGACGAGCTGCTGGCGGTGTCCGACGGCGTGATGGTGGCCCGCGGCGACCTGGGCATCGACTGTCCCATCGAGGACGTCCCCTACCTGCAGAAGCGCATCATCGGCGCGTGCGTCGACCGGGGCATCCCGGTGATCACCGCCACCCAGATGCTGGAGTCGATGATCACCGCGCCCACGCCCACCCGGGCCGAGGCGTCCGACGTGGCCAACGCGGTCTACGACGGCACCGACGCGGTGATGCTGTCCGCCGAGACCGCCATCGGCCACGACCCGGTGCTGGCCGTCCGCACGATGGCCCGGATCGCCGAGCGGGCCGAGCGGGCCGGCGACTTCAACGACCGGGCCGTGCCGCTCAGCCGCGTCCGCCGCAGCCCGCAGCCGGCACCGGCCCGCAGCACCGCCGCCGCCGTCACGGTGGCGATGACCCGGGCCGCCGGCCAGGCCGCCGCCGAGCTCGACCTCGACGCCATCGTCTGCTGCAGCCGGTCGGGTCGTACCGTGCGGGCCATGGCCGGGCTGCGGCCCCGCTGCCCGCTGATCGGCGCCAGCCCGTCGGCCACCACCGTGAAGCAGCTCGCCCTCTCGTGGGGCGTGGAACCCCTGGTGGTGGGGGAGTACACCACCACCGACGAGATGGTCTGGTGCGTGGTGGAGGCGTCGGTCGAGGCGGGCCTCGTCCGCCACGGGTCGACCGTCGCCGTGCTGGCGGGCGCCCCCGACTCGCCCACGAATGCCACCGACGTCCTGCGCATCGTCACCGTCAGGTGA
- a CDS encoding patatin-like phospholipase family protein: MATLRDFSFRRRRDGERPKQQVAFVLSGGGNLGAVQVGMLRALLEHQIAPDLIVGCSVGALNGAALADAPTLEGVERLEQKWRSVEGNDLMPRNLLPNAVALARRGEAIHENDGLRNLIDQSMRARDFDELKVPFQCVATDVMGVREVWFDHGPLIDAVLASSAMPALYPSVEIDGVKYLDGAIVNDVPLSRAVELGATTLYILQVGSFSRPRSQPRRPLDVAVQAYWIARHHRYKRDLESLPEGVTAHVLPHGQPPLMRYNDFTRTPELITTAYEASSAYLDDDAAHTAAAENEGRQASSGDGVFAF; the protein is encoded by the coding sequence ATGGCAACGCTCCGTGACTTCAGCTTCCGGCGGAGGCGGGACGGCGAGCGGCCGAAGCAGCAGGTGGCGTTCGTGCTGTCGGGCGGCGGCAACCTGGGCGCCGTGCAGGTGGGCATGCTCCGGGCCCTGCTCGAGCACCAGATCGCGCCCGACCTGATCGTGGGCTGCTCGGTGGGCGCGCTCAACGGCGCGGCCCTGGCCGACGCGCCGACGCTGGAGGGCGTCGAGCGGCTGGAGCAGAAGTGGCGCAGCGTGGAGGGCAACGACCTGATGCCCCGCAACCTGCTGCCCAACGCCGTCGCGCTGGCCCGCCGGGGCGAGGCCATCCACGAGAACGACGGCCTGCGCAACCTGATCGACCAGTCGATGCGCGCCCGCGACTTCGACGAGCTCAAGGTGCCGTTCCAGTGCGTCGCCACCGACGTGATGGGCGTGCGCGAGGTGTGGTTCGACCACGGACCGCTGATCGACGCGGTGCTGGCGTCGTCGGCCATGCCGGCGTTGTACCCGTCGGTCGAGATCGACGGCGTGAAGTACCTCGACGGGGCCATCGTCAACGACGTGCCGCTGTCGCGGGCCGTCGAGCTGGGCGCCACCACCCTGTACATCCTGCAGGTGGGGTCGTTCTCCCGGCCCCGGTCGCAGCCCCGCCGCCCGCTCGACGTGGCGGTGCAGGCCTACTGGATCGCCCGCCACCACCGCTACAAGCGCGACCTCGAGTCGCTGCCCGAGGGCGTCACCGCCCACGTGCTGCCCCACGGCCAGCCGCCGCTGATGCGCTACAACGACTTCACCCGCACGCCCGAGCTGATCACCACCGCCTATGAGGCGTCGAGCGCCTACCTCGACGACGACGCCGCCCACACCGCGGCCGCCGAGAACGAGGGCCGCCAGGCCAGCTCCGGCGACGGTGTCTTCGCCTTCTAG
- a CDS encoding DUF3151 family protein, with protein sequence MADRHVSFTPSGPPETVLDPEPEDARAALAKAIAEGDREAVAAVVASWPRYLDAWARLGSLGRDAVERYAYYRIGYHRGLDRLRASGWRGSGYVRWQHDENRGFLRALDGLHRAADEIGETDEAERCATFLQQLDPAWPPASLD encoded by the coding sequence ATGGCCGACCGACATGTGAGCTTCACGCCCAGCGGGCCCCCGGAGACGGTGCTCGACCCCGAGCCCGAGGATGCCCGGGCGGCGCTCGCCAAGGCCATCGCCGAGGGCGACCGGGAGGCCGTGGCGGCGGTGGTGGCCAGCTGGCCCCGCTACCTCGACGCCTGGGCGCGGCTCGGGTCGCTGGGGCGCGATGCCGTCGAGCGCTACGCCTACTACCGCATCGGCTACCACCGGGGCCTCGACCGGCTGCGGGCCAGCGGCTGGCGCGGCTCGGGCTACGTCCGCTGGCAGCACGACGAGAACCGGGGCTTCCTGCGGGCGCTCGACGGGCTGCACCGGGCCGCCGACGAGATCGGCGAGACCGACGAGGCCGAGCGTTGCGCCACCTTCCTCCAGCAGCTCGACCCGGCCTGGCCGCCCGCCTCGCTCGACTGA
- a CDS encoding trypco2 family protein, producing the protein MTDEPRSEASIGLAELISAVRTELEKADASRIDRAEDPVLELREVELEIQFEVTRTRNGDGIDFHVVAVGDAEPDDASRVQKLRVLYGPAFKLIELAENETTAMSDWLQSS; encoded by the coding sequence ATGACCGACGAACCCCGATCGGAAGCGAGCATCGGCCTCGCCGAACTGATCTCCGCCGTCCGCACCGAACTGGAGAAGGCCGACGCCAGCCGCATCGACCGGGCGGAAGACCCGGTGCTCGAGCTGCGGGAGGTCGAGCTGGAGATCCAGTTCGAGGTCACCCGCACCCGGAACGGCGACGGCATCGACTTCCACGTGGTCGCCGTCGGCGACGCCGAGCCCGACGACGCCTCCCGCGTCCAGAAGCTGCGGGTGCTCTACGGCCCGGCGTTCAAGCTGATCGAGCTGGCCGAGAACGAGACCACGGCCATGTCCGACTGGCTCCAATCGTCCTAG